The sequence ATAGTTTAATAGACCTTGACTAATTTCAAGTTTgtcaatttgtatttttatttaaaatactaaTAGATTAAGCTTgccatttttaatattttcgaaatatacgtaataattttgttttgtgCTTTGCTTATTCATTTaagtatatttatattatttaagaCTATCGGATTATTACTAATATCTACTTCTGCTAactaaatcaaatatttatttatccaGCACatctggaccaaaaaaaaattacaaaatttaaattttgggagTTGAAAGCTCCAATAATGACCAAAAGCTAAATACAAAGCAGtgaattaattaatttgattttTAGTTCTTAAAAGTTTAAGATTATCTGATTACTTTAgattaattttaacaaaatagTGCATTCATAATTTAATTTGTGTTTTTGCTATCTTGGTTGTATTTAATCATGGATttcaaataattgaaataatcAAAAAGTTGAATTTTGATTACTCAATTGAAATGAAATTTCGTACTTTGCGGAGTGCTGGAAGAGCGTTTAAAACTTTATTAATGCCAATTATTGTATTATCTAATAATGTTTTAATTCGAAAACAATTCCATCCACGCTACCTCCGACGAATCACTGAAGTACCGGTGCACCCGCCATCAACACCACATCCCCACAACAGTCATCGTCATACTCAAGTGAACCAATTTCATTCTCCTCCAGCACCGTCGTCGTCGCCACTTCCATAGTCATCTCAAAAGGTGCATGCACATCGGGATCATGAGGGAAGAGGTCACGTAAATCAGGCACTGGCGCACACATACACGTCGAATCATACATACCCTTGTACTCAGGCGTTTCCTTGAGGGCATGCCGTCGATTGCGTACCAAAGGCGTTGTAATGTGCGAAAAGCGTGGCGTAGGCACACGTACACGAAAGCCACAGTTAGCCATATAAGCATAGAGTTTGGGATTATCATAGACGAGTGATGGCGGGGGATGCCAAGTCTTCAAATAATCGTGATAACTACGCATGCTCATACCACTAAAGCTTGGCAAACAAGTGTTGCCGCCTAGCGTCGACTGTGTTGAAGTTGGTAGAGGTGATGTTGTAAATAAACTTGGTACAATTATTGTTGTTGCAGTAACAGCAGCACAAGTTGCAGACGGAAATGTATTGATAAATGATGTTGTGACTGGTGATGTAAAAgttagagttgttgttgttgttgctacggTTATTGTTGTAATTGCTGTTGTATTTGTGGTGATGTGTTGCATCAACCTAGATTCTGTTTTGATTTTCAGCGCATCCGGAAAGCTGTCATTGTCTTGATTGTTATAGACGttgctgttggtgttgttgtcGATACTCGCATTAGATTTGTCTTCAGTTGTGAAAGTTGTTGTGGTAGTAaacgtatttgttgttgttgttgtataattACTATTTATTAGCTTAGACTTAGGTATGCTTGTGGTTGGTGTATCCACTTTTGGTACTTCCAATTCGTGAAAAATGAATGAATAGATACCATCGCGTCGCTCGAGCTCGTTCAGCATTAATTCATCAGTTGAAAGATTGATTTCAATGATATCTTTAGCAAAAGTGGTcatctgtaaagatattaagacGTTTCTATATGAATAATTCTAGATATTCAGATACACTACGTCTTCAGTtcggttttgtttttaaaattaatattttgtatgttCGGTTCTGGTTTGAGTGTCATTTCGTTTTCATACAGGTTAATTTTAttactttgtttaaatttttttccttacGTCTCAGTTCTGTATCGGTTTCATTCTGTTTAAGGCTTTGTTGCTATTTCGGTTTCGTCACAGTTTTGTTCAGATTTCGGTTTTGCTAAAGGATACGCTTCATTCTGATATCCGCTTTATTCCTTTAGGCGTGTGATTCCTTATGGTCAAGTTTGGTTTTGTTCCAGGTTCGGTTTCGTTCGGAGTTCATTTAGGTTACGGTTTAAGTTTGGACAGTTTCGGCTTTGTTTAGATTGCGGGTTCGTTGAGGTTTTGGTTTCGTTCAGATTTCAGGTGATTGAAATTTTGTTCCGTCTTGATTTTTTTCGTTTTGGTTCAGTTTCGCTTCAATTTCGAAAAATTCTGTTGTCGTTTTGATTTAGTTTCATTATTGTTTAGGTTTCGTTCCGCTTAGCCTCGCCTTAGTTAGGGATGGGGTTTTATCTCGTTTAGTTTCGTTCTTTGCTTAGTTTCTTTCCAATTTGTGTATGTTTAGttccaaatttatttttatctctAATTATTCAAGTTTCGTTCCGTTGTTGTTTTAAGTGCGCTAGCTTTCATCTTCGTTAAAGTTTTGAATTCATTTCTATTTGTTTCGTTCTGATTCCGGTAGCACACCAattagtttaaattttgttcaggTTTCTTTTCCACTTTTTCTGATATATTTGGTTCCGGTTTAAGCTTCATTCTGATTTGATTCTAAGTTGTGTTGCGAGCTCGGTTATGGTctcatttataatttttttacttataattCTGATTGCGGTTTAGTTCGCGTTAGTTTTCGTTTTGTTCCTGTTTAAGTTTCATTTCTGTTTGTTTCGTGGGTAAAGAAATTGTTGGGGCTCACACCAGGGGTATGAATCGGTTTTCCAACTATCAATCTTCTATGGGGTACCGGTCTGTCTACGACACTGTACAGGCTATGATTAGACTATGAGACTTTGGATATAGACCTACTTGTGTCACTTCATTAATTTTTGTCATTTACTTACCATCGTAGAAGGCTTCGTCGAAGAATTTACCTTAGTTGAATAGTAGAATGGTGAATATCTTTACGTACGGGCATGCAGTCGAGGGAGGACGGACTTGCACCAAAACGCTGACATTAAAAATTATGACAACCTGGCTTTAGTCACTCAGATCTCTGGTAAGATGCGTACGCCTGACTATACTGTACTATCGCCCAGCGATTCGGTGATTTATTTATGCGCCGTTGTCCTTAAATTTTAAGGTTTTAACGAGACATTGCACATAAGCGAAATGCATTCCagccatttattttttattttagtctTGATTCTTTACTAAAAAAGACTATTAAATATTATAGTTCTCATTGAACTCTAGCGTGCTTTTAATAGCTTTTTATCTAAAGCTTTGCTTTTTCAGCACAATGATTTTGATTTCCATTTCGCCAAACTAAATTTGTtagctttttttttaaacaaaattttgtacTAAGTTTTGTACTAACAATAATTGTTTGTGTTCACTTTTGAtctaacaaaaattcaaaatagttCACACTAAATACCGTTAAACAATTTTGATGCTCCAACAATTGGCAAGCTAGTAGATTTAATTGTCACACTCAATTCAGGCCCACAACTAAAAGGAGTTTAAAAGCTGCTGAAAATTTTGTATGTCGCTCAACTTGTATTGTATATATTTCTACTAAAATTGTTCACACACATATATAAGTttacatctacatatgtatatgctcttGTTTCatacaaataaacacaaacttatttttttaagCGCCGAACAGTGGGATATTCTTAGAGGAACGCGttccaaaatcaaaaatatttgcaaTGAATATGAGCAAATCTCTCGTATCTTTGTGAGTAACTACAACGAGCTAAAACCATACTTTTATAGTCCACATATCGAGAGTTTCTCTACATTGATGTCTCTATCCGCCTCTGGATTATTCCAATTGTACATTTTTGGATTTCCGGTTTTCAACCTATCGGACAATTGTTGACACCATCATTGCATAACCGGGGGGCTTACTTTGTCGTTGTTGTTGAAGCAGCGTTTGTTTATTAGTATTGGGATTTTTTGGATTTGTATAGGCAAGCACTTCGAATagatttctgccatgaaacgcttCTCAATAGAAAattatttgccttgcagatgccgttcgttgTCGGCATAAATCATATAAGTCCCGTCCAgccgatttgtaggaaacattTAAGAGAGCACGACGccaattagaagagaagctccccttaaaatctcttcggaggttatagcgccttacatgtatgtgtgtatagtGGAATGTGTGATACTTTAAAAAAATCGCcaatatattcataaaaatcaagacttcaaaataatttgtatttttgtttttcgcTGTGCGGGTTGTTTAGATAATAGCCATGTTGTTTTTTAAGatgtatatacatctatatttgtGGGCAAAataaacgcttatcatcacttaaatACTGTTCAtcgagacccatctagcggcgattattGAAGATTCGTTGCAATGGCTAAATAACGCTCCAACACAGGTTGTACTTAGTAGCGGaaacacgcacctctgttggtcatagtttATAacttatagctgaatcggttgcgataaTAGCAGTGGGGAATAGTGA is a genomic window of Eurosta solidaginis isolate ZX-2024a chromosome 4, ASM4086904v1, whole genome shotgun sequence containing:
- the LOC137249392 gene encoding mucin-2-like, with protein sequence MTTFAKDIIEINLSTDELMLNELERRDGIYSFIFHELEVPKVDTPTTSIPKSKLINSNYTTTTTNTFTTTTTFTTEDKSNASIDNNTNSNVYNNQDNDSFPDALKIKTESRLMQHITTNTTAITTITVATTTTTLTFTSPVTTSFINTFPSATCAAVTATTIIVPSLFTTSPLPTSTQSTLGGNTCLPSFSGMSMRSYHDYLKTWHPPPSLVYDNPKLYAYMANCGFRVRVPTPRFSHITTPLVRNRRHALKETPEYKGMYDSTCMCAPVPDLRDLFPHDPDVHAPFEMTMEVATTTVLEENEIGSLEYDDDCCGDVVLMAGAPVLQ